A section of the Vespa velutina chromosome 6, iVesVel2.1, whole genome shotgun sequence genome encodes:
- the LOC124949583 gene encoding carboxypeptidase N subunit 2-like isoform X2 — translation MGQIIDIGDIWETQCPQGCSCEIQKFSDLPLHQWTIPRKWSNTPTVDENDFSSDNDHIGDELLKVATCVVAEGHEKLLSMLPSDIQVLTILRSGRGDAEIFFKATTFQRFTELLSLSIEGIDYNDPSVKDVNRYESKGGIVLAGDALFPLGMTLLYLNLERVRLTSLNLTSKNKANLVIKPMNLPNDEKLYKEQVVTSATNEHKGHRLIFLSQQNSGESDDKEILPYDIYKQEMDGYRENAGLFTGLRALTHLRVYDCALKDISWHMFDGLDSLLYLSLEKNNLRFIPEFCFYGTPNLKLLSLASNQLLTLKSIDLAGLLMLEQLDLTGNNLTFLSELSFPPFPALKMADFGENPMDSVFPSTFEIMNTTKQLYLGGTGSRLKLQRNSLLGLLQLKILYLYNVEIPLLERFILQGMPSLTHLKIRGNISSVDLDAFSDLGKLIDLDLSYCHIQHISMDAFYGLEKVKRIDLSNNDLEFIPPGLFSTQYQKELNEIILTKNKLTTLPWDFFKTLWTVNKPSQVQNIKLDGNPWDCTCSMATWNPHLVNRIRETAPRCFTPKRLQNWGVFHALRKGGLQCKRSKRRRMHGIPKVLNYENNNAIS, via the exons ATGGgacaaataatagatattgGTGATATTTGGGAAACACAATGTCCTCAAGGATGTTCTTgtgaaatacaaaaattttctgATCTGCCACTACATCAATGGACTATTCCAAGAAAGTGGAGTAAT ACCCCAACAGtggatgaaaatgattttagcTCTGATAACGATCACATAGgtgatgaattattaaaagttgCAACATGTGTAGTAGCAGAAGGACATGAAAAGCTTTTAAGCATGCTTCCTTCAGATATACAG gtTCTCACAATACTTAGGTCAGGTAGAGGAGATgctgaaatttttttcaaagctaCAACATTCCAACGTTTTACTGAATTACTATCTTTAAGTATTGAGGGTATAGATTATAATGACCCTTCTGTAAAAGATGTAAATAGATATGAATCAAAAGGTGGTATAGTTTTAGCAGGTGACGCTTTGTTTCCATTGGGAATGACATTACTGTATTTGAACTTAGAACGTGTCAGATTAACAAGCCTTAATTTAACaagtaaaaataaagcaaATCTTGTAATTAAGCCAATGAATTTACCTAATGATGAGAAACTTTATAAGGAACAAGTAGTAACAAGTGCTACAAATGAGCATAAAGGACatagattaatttttctgAGTCAACAAAACAGTGGAGAAAgtgatgataaagaaatactTCCATATGATATTTACAAACAAGAAATGGATGGGTATAGAGAAAATGCTGGTCTTTTCACTGGACTTCGTGCCCTTACACATTTGAGGGTATATGATTGTGCACTTAAGGACATATCTTGGCACATGTTTGATGGCCTTGATagtcttctctatctttcattagaaaaaaataatctgagATTTATCCcagaattttgtttttatggaACACCAAACctaaaattattatccttagCAAGTAATCAATTACTAACATTAAAAAGTATCGATTTAGCAGGCTTGTTGATGTTGGAACAATTAGATTTAACTGGAAATAATCTTACATTTTTATCAGAATTATCTTTTCCTCCATTCCCTGCTCTTAAAATGGCTGATTTTGGAGAAAACCCAATGGATTCTGTATTTCCAAG tacATTTGAAATTATGAATACAACAAAACAATTATATCTTGGAGGCACAGGTTCAAGATTAAAATTGCAAAGAAACTCCTTATTGGGATTACtacaattgaaaatattatatttgtataatgtaGAAATACCATTGCTAGAACGTTTTATCTTGCAAGGAATGCCATCATTGACACATTTAAAAATACgtggaaatatttcaagtgTGGATTTAGATGCGTTTTCAGATCTTGGAAAATTGATAGATTTAGATTTAAGTTATTGTCACATTCAGCATATATCTATGGACGCGTTCTATGGTTTAGAGAAAGTGAAACGTATAGACTTATCTAATAATGATTTGGAATTTATACCACCTGGATTATTCAGTACACAATATCAAAaagaattgaatgaaattattctcacaaaaaataaattaactacATTACCTTGGGATTTTTTTAAAACCTTATGGACAGTAAATAAGCCATCTCAAgtgcaaaatataaaattggatGGTAATCCATGGGATTGTACATGCTCTATGGCTACTTGGAATCCACATTTG GTGAACAGAATTAGAGAAACAGCACCACGTTGTTTCACACCTAAAAGACTACAAAATTGGGGAGTTTTCCATGCTCTGCGTAAAGGTGGTTTGCAATGTAAAAGATCAAAGCGAAGGCGTATGCATGGAATTCcaaaagtattaaattatgaaaataacaatGCTATAAGTTag
- the LOC124949583 gene encoding carboxypeptidase N subunit 2-like isoform X1 gives MAIPLLYLIVFFWIQCMGQIIDIGDIWETQCPQGCSCEIQKFSDLPLHQWTIPRKWSNTPTVDENDFSSDNDHIGDELLKVATCVVAEGHEKLLSMLPSDIQVLTILRSGRGDAEIFFKATTFQRFTELLSLSIEGIDYNDPSVKDVNRYESKGGIVLAGDALFPLGMTLLYLNLERVRLTSLNLTSKNKANLVIKPMNLPNDEKLYKEQVVTSATNEHKGHRLIFLSQQNSGESDDKEILPYDIYKQEMDGYRENAGLFTGLRALTHLRVYDCALKDISWHMFDGLDSLLYLSLEKNNLRFIPEFCFYGTPNLKLLSLASNQLLTLKSIDLAGLLMLEQLDLTGNNLTFLSELSFPPFPALKMADFGENPMDSVFPSTFEIMNTTKQLYLGGTGSRLKLQRNSLLGLLQLKILYLYNVEIPLLERFILQGMPSLTHLKIRGNISSVDLDAFSDLGKLIDLDLSYCHIQHISMDAFYGLEKVKRIDLSNNDLEFIPPGLFSTQYQKELNEIILTKNKLTTLPWDFFKTLWTVNKPSQVQNIKLDGNPWDCTCSMATWNPHLVNRIRETAPRCFTPKRLQNWGVFHALRKGGLQCKRSKRRRMHGIPKVLNYENNNAIS, from the exons atggcAATTCCATTACTTTAtctcatcgtttttttttgg ATACAGTGTATGGgacaaataatagatattgGTGATATTTGGGAAACACAATGTCCTCAAGGATGTTCTTgtgaaatacaaaaattttctgATCTGCCACTACATCAATGGACTATTCCAAGAAAGTGGAGTAAT ACCCCAACAGtggatgaaaatgattttagcTCTGATAACGATCACATAGgtgatgaattattaaaagttgCAACATGTGTAGTAGCAGAAGGACATGAAAAGCTTTTAAGCATGCTTCCTTCAGATATACAG gtTCTCACAATACTTAGGTCAGGTAGAGGAGATgctgaaatttttttcaaagctaCAACATTCCAACGTTTTACTGAATTACTATCTTTAAGTATTGAGGGTATAGATTATAATGACCCTTCTGTAAAAGATGTAAATAGATATGAATCAAAAGGTGGTATAGTTTTAGCAGGTGACGCTTTGTTTCCATTGGGAATGACATTACTGTATTTGAACTTAGAACGTGTCAGATTAACAAGCCTTAATTTAACaagtaaaaataaagcaaATCTTGTAATTAAGCCAATGAATTTACCTAATGATGAGAAACTTTATAAGGAACAAGTAGTAACAAGTGCTACAAATGAGCATAAAGGACatagattaatttttctgAGTCAACAAAACAGTGGAGAAAgtgatgataaagaaatactTCCATATGATATTTACAAACAAGAAATGGATGGGTATAGAGAAAATGCTGGTCTTTTCACTGGACTTCGTGCCCTTACACATTTGAGGGTATATGATTGTGCACTTAAGGACATATCTTGGCACATGTTTGATGGCCTTGATagtcttctctatctttcattagaaaaaaataatctgagATTTATCCcagaattttgtttttatggaACACCAAACctaaaattattatccttagCAAGTAATCAATTACTAACATTAAAAAGTATCGATTTAGCAGGCTTGTTGATGTTGGAACAATTAGATTTAACTGGAAATAATCTTACATTTTTATCAGAATTATCTTTTCCTCCATTCCCTGCTCTTAAAATGGCTGATTTTGGAGAAAACCCAATGGATTCTGTATTTCCAAG tacATTTGAAATTATGAATACAACAAAACAATTATATCTTGGAGGCACAGGTTCAAGATTAAAATTGCAAAGAAACTCCTTATTGGGATTACtacaattgaaaatattatatttgtataatgtaGAAATACCATTGCTAGAACGTTTTATCTTGCAAGGAATGCCATCATTGACACATTTAAAAATACgtggaaatatttcaagtgTGGATTTAGATGCGTTTTCAGATCTTGGAAAATTGATAGATTTAGATTTAAGTTATTGTCACATTCAGCATATATCTATGGACGCGTTCTATGGTTTAGAGAAAGTGAAACGTATAGACTTATCTAATAATGATTTGGAATTTATACCACCTGGATTATTCAGTACACAATATCAAAaagaattgaatgaaattattctcacaaaaaataaattaactacATTACCTTGGGATTTTTTTAAAACCTTATGGACAGTAAATAAGCCATCTCAAgtgcaaaatataaaattggatGGTAATCCATGGGATTGTACATGCTCTATGGCTACTTGGAATCCACATTTG GTGAACAGAATTAGAGAAACAGCACCACGTTGTTTCACACCTAAAAGACTACAAAATTGGGGAGTTTTCCATGCTCTGCGTAAAGGTGGTTTGCAATGTAAAAGATCAAAGCGAAGGCGTATGCATGGAATTCcaaaagtattaaattatgaaaataacaatGCTATAAGTTag
- the LOC124949583 gene encoding WASH complex subunit 1-like isoform X3, with amino-acid sequence MHYNMPRHIEIGIIPNNLRHEETIVQITEALDNLDSAVLYIFNCIDKRLTENSQRLSDIKHRALKLENQLRYLQSNLNLKAIKIYSAAKYPASHTYNEYKVAIPLQRDNISNIPSIYKCSVPIKDTHETHLPSNFKTEDGQYSMNVNLQEKLQFYYVRHKTNEQIENDINTRQYVPSLPSSVSALLLFDNVNTTYRKTLSSNKSNDKKQIEDAPDSIVQSWHSSEMDLPSGYLYTPMLGEVPQMNVPLMLPDLPGIVDNEKFDLDLNSQSPIAPSSAVVTPTVRLDLPSLTEEGDSQTTIESNVSNLPNLSVNNSSVCIESKSSTVNATISSIGNNVGQNETNFKAIQPPSTMPPPPPPPPPPSTAAPPPPPPPPPPPPPPPPPPPPPPFSTLPSTSSTEKQSQDESLQKQNEKRSQSNIKNINTDDRSNLMAAIRDAGGIGRAKLRPTVPIDKKENRWSSASVGGDLMADLHAKLALRRKGIAGSATGALERMSSSIPPPPPKSSEHYASDRNSATSEYDSQADTDDWEE; translated from the exons ATGCATTACAACATGCCAAGGCATATAGAAATTG GTATTATACCTAATAATTTGAGACATGAAGAAACAATAGTTCAAATAACGGAAGCATTAGACAATTTAGATTCTgctgtattgtatatatttaattgcatAGATAAAAGGCTTACTGAAAATTCTCAAAG aCTTTCAGATATAAAACATAGAGCTCTGAAGTTGGAAAATCAGTTACGATACTTGCaatctaatttaaatttaaaagctattaaaatatattctgcTGCAAAATATCCTGCCAGTCATACATACAATGAATATAAAGTGGCTATACCATTGCAACGtgataatattagtaatatacCAAGTATTTACAAATGTTCTGTACCGATAAAAGACACACATGAAACACACCTACCTTCTAATTTCAAAACAGAAGATGGCCAGTATTCAATGAATGTTAATCTGCAAGAAAAGTTACAGTTTTACTATGTTAGACATAAAACAAatgaacaaatagaaaatgatataaatacacGTCAATATGTACCATCTTTACCTTCGTCTGTCAGTGCTCTTCTACTATTTGATAATGTAAATACCACATACAGAAAAACTTTATCATCTAATAAGtctaatgataaaaaacaaattgaagATGCACCCGATTCAATTGTGCAATCGTGGCATTCATCAGAAATGGATTTGCCATCTGGTTACCTTTATACACCTATGCTTGGAGAG GTTCCACAAATGAATGTACCACTTATGCTACCAGATTTACCAGGAATtgtagataatgaaaaatttgactTAGATTTGAATTCACAAAGTCCTATTGCTCCCTCTTCGGCTGTTGTTACTCCTACGGTTCGATTAGATTTACCATCTTTGACTGAAGAAGGTGATTCGCAAACTACAATTGAATCTAATGTTTCAAATCTGCCCAATTTATCTGTAAACAATTCATCAGTCTGTATTGAATCTAAATCATCAACAGTAAATGCAACTATTTCGTCAATTGGAAATAATGTAGGACAGAATGAAACAAACTTTAAAGCAATACAACCTCCATCAACTatgccaccaccaccaccaccaccaccaccaccatcgacTGCTGCACCACCACcgcctccaccaccaccacctcctcctcctcctcctcctccacctcctcctcctcctccatttTCAACATTACCATCTACATCATCAACAGAGAAACAATCTCAAGATGAAAGTTTACAAAAgcagaacgaaaaaagatctcagtctaatataaaaaatattaataccgaTGATCGATCAAATTTAATGGCAGCAATACGTGATGCGGGTGGTATTGGAAGAGCAAAATTGAGACCTACAGTGccaattgataaaaaagaaaatcgttggTCATCAGCTTCGGTAGGCGGAGATCTAATGGCAGATCTTCATGCAAAATTAGctttaagaagaaaaggtaTTGCTGGCTCTGCAACAGGGGCATTAGAGAGAATGTCAAGTTCAATACCACCACCGCCGCCTAAGTCGAGTGAACACTATGCATCCGATAGAAATTCTGCTACGAGTGAATATGATTCTCAAGCTGACACAGATGACTGGGAAGAGTAA
- the LOC124949597 gene encoding neuropeptide-like protein 30: MLRPLHFVLLLLAITFVVSVPMPEQVDENRPSNLAEENDLEADASFWGYSRPWRYGWGGGLYNRGWGWGGRGWGGGWYGRGWGGRGWGWW, encoded by the exons ATGTTGCGTCCACTGCATTTC GTGCTGCTTTTGTTGGCGATAACCTTTGTGGTATCCGTGCCGATGCCAGAACAAGTAGATGAGAACAGACCGAGTAACTTAGctgaagaaaatgatttagaAGCCGACGCTAGCTTTTGGGG ATATTCAAGACCATGGAGATACGGCTGGGGTGGCGGTTTATACAACAGAGGATGGGGTTGGGGTGGCAGAGGCTGGGGTGGCGGATGGTACGGAAGAGGATGGGGTGGCAGAGGCTGGGGATGGTGGTAA